The Brachyhypopomus gauderio isolate BG-103 chromosome 2, BGAUD_0.2, whole genome shotgun sequence genome contains a region encoding:
- the dnaaf19 gene encoding dynein axonemal assembly factor 19, producing MENSDIIDFLALEKELKIAVEADKKYQRENDAKFRAIRQKVASYEEFRDIVLASHLKPLEKRDTTAAPRKQPWNSVAAGYKEQKGASADIDPPLQSDFQPTTALEFSRDWRRFGGSSNEKYGLLVRLGGDTLQGIFSVEVESGLLGEFLVILSQCMSPGDEAVVMGLLEGLSKTRRFSLSVSLLSQAEQKACEGLFHRLWDALGRPSTAPQNPQRIYSEDPGLSEAGETRCAENTLEDKTDVAGKLKCLMAKYGLCESA from the exons ATGGAGAACAGTGATATCATTGACTTCTTGGCACTTGAGAAAGAGCTGAAGATTGCGGTGGAAGCGGACAAGAAATATCAAAGAGAAAATGATGCGAAATTCCGCGCCATTCGTCAAAAAGTTGCTTCTTATGAGGAGTTCAG GGACATTGTGCTGGCATCCCACCTTAAACCCCTAGAGAAAAGGGACACGACCGCGGCGCCCCGCAAGCAGCCGTGGAATTCAGTTGCTGCAGGTTATAAGGAGCAAAAAGGGGCCTCAGCTGACATTGACCCC CCTTTGCAGTCTGACTTCCAGCCAACGACTGCGTTGGAGTTCAGCAGAGATTGGCGCAGGTTTGGTGGAAGTTCAAATGAAAAGTACGGTCTCCTTGTCAGGCTGGGTGGAGACACGTTGCAGGGAATTTTcagcgtggaggtggagtctggtcTTCTAGGCGAGTTCCTGGTCATCCTTTCTCAGTGCATGTCGCCAGGAGATGAGgctgtggtgatggggttgcTGGAAGGCCTCTCTAAGACCAGACGCTTTAGCCTCAGCGTGTCTCTCTTGAGCCAAGCTGAGCAAAAAGCTTGTGAAGGTCTCTTCCACAGGCTGTGGGATGCATTAGGACGGCCATCTACTGCTCCTCAGAACCCTCAGAGGATTTACTCTGAGGATCCAGGCTTGTCTGAGGCAGGAGAGACACGGTGTGCTGAGAACACATTAGAGGATAAGACTGATGTTGCAGGAAAACTCAAATGTCTGATGGCAAAGTATGGACTTTGTGAGAGTGCATGA
- the LOC143508911 gene encoding von Willebrand factor C domain-containing protein 2-like: MTRTIALRLSFALQCVILQSTSEYSSKSDLEYEFWDYRGKFCMDDQGFVYNIGDVYHPASTACPCTCTEDGPVCIRPKCPRIHPRCTRIRYKSCCPVCEAVSKVCVYGGKTYRLLEEFKLSPCERCRCEANRQVYCSISECPALHCVNPTYEPNHCCPVCKNGPNCFAGNRIIPVGERVEVDEWTVCYCTYRDGTWHTHPHATCERRQQPDDGTGAEDSVEQMEERERERERARERERERELRPRLEVIP; this comes from the exons ATGACGCGCACTATCGCGCTGCGCCTGTCGTTTGCACTTCAGTGCGTAATTCTCCAATCCACTTCAGAATATTCCTCCAAATCTGATTTAGAATACGAGTTCTGGGACTACAGAGGAAAATTTTGCATGGACGATCAGGGTTTTGTCTATAACATCGGAGACGTTTATCATCCAGCATCGACCGCGTGCCCCTGCACCTGTACAGAAGACGGACCGGTGTGCATTCGGCCCAAGTGCCCGCGTATACACCCGCGATGCACGCGCATTAGATACAAGTCCTGTTGTCCCGTGTGTGAAGCAGtcagtaaagtgtgtgtgtatggcggGAAGACCTACAGACTCCTCGAGGAATTTAAG TTATCTCCATGCGAGCGGTGCCGCTGCGAAGCGAATAGGCAAGTGTACTGCAGCATATCGGAATGCCCGGCCCTGCATTGCGTGAACCCCACATACGAACCGAACCACTGCTGTCCTGTGTGCAAGAACG GTCCAAACTGCTTTGCGGGAAACCGCATCATCCCGGTGGGTGAGCGGGTGGAGGTGGACGAGTGGACCGTGTGCTACTGCACTTACCGTGACGGGACGTggcacacgcacccacacgccACCTGTGAGCGGCGCCAGCAGCCGGACGACGGCACCGGCGCCGAGGACTCGGTCGAGCAGATGGAGGAgcgcgagagagagcgagagagagcacgggagagagagcgagagagagagctccgGCCCAGGCTGGAAGTCATCCCATGA
- the rpl23 gene encoding large ribosomal subunit protein uL14, with the protein MSKRGRGGASGAKFRISLGLPVGAVINCADNTGAKNLYIISVKGIKGRLNRLPAAGVGDMVMATVKKGKPELRKKVHPAVVIRQRKSYRRKDGVFLYFEDNAGVIVNNKGEMKGSAITGPVAKECADLWPRIASNAGSIA; encoded by the exons ATGTCTAAGAGAG GACGTGGTGGGGCTTCTGGGGCCAAGTTCCGCATCTCGCTGGGTCTCCCAGTCGGAGCGGTCATCAACTGCGCTGACAACACAG GTGCGAAGAACCTGTACATCATCTCCGTCAAAGGCATCAAAGGTCGCCTGAACAGGCTTCCTGCTGCCGGTGTGGGAGACATGGTCATGGCAACAGTAAAGAAGGGGAAGCCAGAGCTCAGGAAGAAGG TGCATCCAGCGGTGGTGATACGACAGCGGAAGTCGTACCGGCGAAAAGACGGCGTGTTCTTATACTTTGAAGATAATGCCGGGGTCATAGTGAACAACAAGGGTGAAATGAAAG GCTCTGCCATCACGGGCCCTGTGGCGAAGGAATGTGCAGATCTGTGGCCCAGGATTGCGTCTAATGCTGGCAGCATCGCCTAG